Part of the Nicotiana tabacum cultivar K326 chromosome 20, ASM71507v2, whole genome shotgun sequence genome, cggaccagtgacgaggaaccctaaggttccaaaaattagatccgggatgcatgcttccctggtcagattcggaccaaaccaagcatggtttggtcacgaggggggtctggggagtgtctggtatgaatttagggcagatcggtgtagatcgagttttgactcgaatcttcaaatgaagattcgagaaggtgggatgggattcgagctGAACGGTTGGTGGATCCAggttcagggtgtcaaggtggtcctagggtgttaaggtgaaggtcaccggcgttcatgccgccgggtttctggtgaagggaaatgggggcggctagggtttgaaggggaagggtctggtgaagacgaaggctggggtattggatagggggacAGGGTATGGTTgtaggtttatatagttagtggataggtggatcctggccgttggatgagacatgatgaagggccaggatccctcgactaacagggaacggcgtcgtttcaagggtaaagggttgaggtcggtccgggtgagatgGGTCGGGTTTGTTAGTGGGTTATggggtgtgagatcttggccgttgatcaatctgagatcaacggcccagatcatacTGGattaaacggtgtcgtttggatggCTAGGGGCTGAACTGGACTGGACCGGGTAATTTGGGTTGGGTTGTCTGTTTGGGCCCTGAATTAAAGTGAACATCAGCCCAAACTGATTTTCAAACCCAATTTTGCActcttttattaatttttttttattttaaaacaaaacctaagtaaatcaaattaaaattaaataaacacttaatacaattatttgcacacatatattaaaatatttaaaacaggtaaaatcaaacaaaacaaaaatcacggaccaagatgcctatttatgattttctatttaacaaccggattacggttcaaattacgcatgacacatacattttttgtattttgttttaataaaataaaatgggcaaaaatcataaataattaacaaagtgccatgtaaaaatccaaaaattgtacagcaggaccaattgttattatttttatttcttttggagcgattgtcgcgcgaaacaaaaatcacgtgctcacacttatCATATAGAATTTAGAATagattatattattatattttatgtgACTCGAGATCTAAGCTATTAGTGCATTGAGTGATCGCGAACAAAGATTAGTTTGACTAAATTCATCTCGACCTTAACTCGTTATGTGTtgctgaattttttttatttttattttttgaaaatagtgTTAAAGGAATCAAATAGTGCTTTGACgaaaattttaagtaattatgATTGATTATCTAAATGTTTGTTTGCCAATGATATGAAGTTAAGAGATCTTAGGTAAATAATTTTCGCTGAAGAAAGTCAAATTGACCCGAGTTAAAATAATTGAGTGAAAGAATTCTACCCAAAAGTGAAAAAAAAGTCGATTTATCCCTTTCGATAAAAAATATTTGCTTGACAACTCAGGACCAATATTCCTCCATACCAGCACATCAATGGTTTGCCGCTAAATAAAGTAACAAATCTCGAAGGAAAATAACGATTTAAAAACACACAGTTCCTCCGAGATTCATTTATTTGTTTCGCTAGTCAATTTGTTAATGTAATGACCTCGTTTATTTAAACAAGACAGTTCTCGTTTAGATGACGCACCTTTTACAAATACGAgcgttttttctttatttcctccttttagttcatttaattaatttttaggaTATCATATTATTTCCTTCAAATCCAAACTCACGTAACTCGTAAGCAATAAACGAATAGAGAAATCAGGTAAGATAGAGCAAAAATATATagtgaaaaaaaaattctacTGCAAATTGCTTGACATAATAAAACATCTATAACCGACTATGAAAAATGGTTGTGGCATCCTTTACTTTTGACGAGGCAAAAAAGTTCAGAGGATACAATACCCCAACCCCATCCCCCACCCCCGAAAAGAAGGGCAAAGTTTCATTAATACCATTGTCAATTTTAAAGATATCTTAAGATAACTGCTTATATGTGTATGCATTATTGTGGTCCGGCCTTTCCACGTACCCTACGCATAGAGGGAGCTTAATACCGAACTGCCCTTATATGTGCATGTACCATCTCTTTATTAAGGAGTACTTTACAAACGTAGAATTTTCCGACACGGATCTGAACTTAGATCTCCCAACAGATTACCGACACCGGGAGAGAAACCCAAAAAGGAAAAAACTAGTAGCGCCTATAGTATCAAAACATTCATAGGTTTTGATCATTTGAATCAAGTAAATTACATCTAAAGGACATTTTCGAAGTTTTGTTTACTTGTAACAGATATATGCATCCTTAAACTAATCCAAAAAGAGAACCCCCGAGTATGTTCTCCAAAAACTGAACCAAAACCAAATGCAAATGCCAAGCAACCGACACTAAGCAACACCTCTCTTGGAAGCAGAAAAATCATCCTCAACCTGAATAAACAAATACTAATGTCAGTAAACACCTGATGTGCATTTTCCTTGGACAGTATCTCCAACATTGCAACTCTACACATCGGTCGAATCAGTCATAATTGGTCCGAAATACTTGCAGATTGGCTTATTTGGCAGTCAGACGCTCTATTTGAGAGTTGAAACCATCAGTCAAATGAGAAGCAGCAAACCAAGTAGTAGCCTAAAGAGTGTTCTCTTAGACAATCAATTTTACAATATGATGAAAGACAATGAAAAATACAGATGCCACCACGATGCATTTACGCAAGTTATAAGATGGCTGACACGTAGAAGCATCATAAAGTTATGGACACCAAGAACATGCGGGATGGCCCAAGTAACCATTGAAGATCCATCAGATTGCCCATTGGCATTTCTTTCCTCTTGACTGCTATCCTGATTCTGTTGCTATTAGCTATCACTTCAGCTATCAAGAGCACCAAGTGCTTTCATGTCCTCCAAGAATGCTGTATACGAGTCATCAATGCTTTGAGGTTTTGGTGCAGATGCGCTAGTTGATTCATGCTTGACAACAGCTGGAGTTACTGCTGGCTGGTTGACAATAATCGTGTTCAATGACTTTGGTTTGGGTTTTGGAACTGCAGATTCTCTCCTAACACGCACAGAAGCAGGAACCTgcacaaaaacaaataaataatcagGATAGTAGCACGAATCAATACTCCCGgatcaattttctttttctttctgttttccCTTTAGACATGGTTATCTAGTGCAGATCATAATTTTGGATATCTATGTTCCAATTTCTAGTTTAAGGATAAGAAattaagataaaaggatacctaTATAACTTTATTTCATCTCTACATTATAGAGCGGATGATGTAATAATGCTCAAGAAAGTGAAAGAATAAATCAAGTCATCTTGATTTTCACCAttggaatttatttatttttatcatgtCTTGAGGACATACCCCCGGGTTTCACCATTGCAATTTATCTTTCGCAATTTGATGAAAATCCTCATCACATTCTCTTCTTAAAGTTGATCAAGGACGAAATTTTCATTTTTACACGAACTAGATCATGACGACCATTCTActgtttaaaaatataataggtaACAACCAAAGATACCAAATATTATATCCCGTAATCCATCAACCAAATAGTTAGATGTATCTTCTTTCATGTAAACATAGAATGTTCATGGTGCATCACTGAAGTAAAAAATGATGAATATTGTTAAAGAAAACGCTACAATAAAGAGCCTgaatttttacttctttttaaaaTATGTTGAAATTAGTTTTAGCCTTTTAGGAGAGGCATTCCTTTGAATTTAGAGCATATGATTACAATACAAAAGTGATCCAGATACCCAGCATCGAAATATTACGGAGTAAGGATATTGAAGAGGTGGAAACGGATACTTGCAAATGAATCTTGTCAGGGTAACCAAGTTGGACCCAATGATACAAGATTGTAATTATTGCCATTGGTGCCCTTTTCAGTAGCTCTGAATAAGACTCCAGCTGCATCATTTATTCAAATACATGGAATTATTTTATCCCATGTGGAGGGTTGGGATCATTCTCCAGGTCATATatcatataaaatgaagatttcaTACCCAACAAACAGGATAATTCCACTCTCCTTTTGCCAATGTCCTCCTCCTTCCCCTCTTTCACTATACCACACCTTTATCCAGAGCTTTCCTTTCTCATCAGTTCCCACAATCATTGGTGAAGAGATTTAACTAACAATGGCTACTAGGATTTTGCTAATAGACGATGAAGAAGACTGCAGCTAGGTTTCATTTAATGATGAGAAAAGCTTGGGTGGGCTTCCATCTAACCAAATCAGGAAAACCGTGGTTACGATTTGATCAAGTGACCTCTCctgtttccttttatttttctgcaaTTCTTAAAACATAATATGTCAGCTATATGCCTATATCTTATCACTTgtgccttcttttttttttaatattttggtTGTTTCCAATTTTTCCTGTTTATCCATCTTCTCTTTACTCTAATGTGTTTTTTATAACAGTGTTCTAACCAGCTAGGGAATATCTCACTATTTCACCGTGTACCGGCTACCTCCCACTGCACACGTACTGCATCACTCTACTCACTAAGGCTTAGGCAGATGGGAAGGAAATTACCTACAGTTTTTTGTCTCTATTGGGATTTGAACCATGGTCTCCCATGGTTTACCCACTTTATTTGAGGCTAGGCCACACCCTTAGGTGCCTGCCTCATTGTTGACGATTTTGGAATTAGAAAATAACTCGTCAACGAATCATGCTGATGAATGTTTCTGCCATGATAAAAAAATCCTCCATGCATCTCTTTCTCAATTTACTTTTACTTTGCAGCCAAAAAAGTTGATAACCTTAGATAAGTTCAATTTAAACATCTTTCCTATCACTCAATAATTCGAAATCATTTAAAAATTCAATTTTAATGCATTGTGATATTTCCATTGTCAAATCAACTTTCTAACAATTATATGAATGATTTCTCCAACTACTACTACTATAATATCTAAACCAAATTACTTTTTAGTTCGACACTAAATCGCTAATGGGACAGTCAGAGCAACTATCTCACTTACTGCAAATATTTTGCACTTAGAGAACTTATACTTGCCCAAGAATGTTTTGGGTATATTAGTTTTAATCATGCCTTAAACCAAGTGATGGATTAAATTATAGAAAGTTATCAACAAGTTATCTAATACTTAGTACACCAAATTATAGAAAAGGGTTTGAGTCAGCTCATAATTCCCTCTTGCAGTCTAGTCAGAGGAAAAGCAATATGACCTAATCCAGTCGAGTCTACCAAATGAGCCTAAAACTACATTTAGAGGTTTGACTAATGAAAGTTCAAGACCACAAAAATTAAATATAAGCAAGAATTTGAAATGTTATCAGAGTAACTAACCATAGCTGTAAGTTCTGGTGTATGCTGAGCTAGAGGCCTCTTAACAACGGTTGAAGCAGCTGATTTAACATATGATGGCTTCTGAGTGGCAAATGGTCTGGCACCATCTGGTAGATAAGGAGGAGGACCAGGCGGAAGTGGTGGTCTCATCATTGGTGGAGGACCAGGAGGAGGTCCGAAAGGTGGTCTTGGCATAAGCGAGAGCATGACTCCAGGTGGAGCAGGATGGCCGGCAATTCCAGGTGGTGGCCGCATGTCGGTCGGGGGTGGGGGTGGAGGGAACCGAGGAAGTCCAGGAGGTAATACATCATTATGCAAAGTCGGGACCATGGCAGCTCCAGGAACTGAAGGCTGTTGCcttggaggtggcggaggtgGCGGTGGCAATCTAACATGATCTTTTGACTCTGAGGAAGCTTTAGCATCAGATTCAACAGATGTGCCATCTGACTTCAATGGCAAGCCCAGTGGAGGAGGAGGCTGAGCAAGCACAGTGGACCCATGAAAAAGCGAAGATATCATCAATAGAAAATAAACATTATATACATCTTCATGAATTCCAAAGAGGAACTCCCTCAAACatatattttaagtaagttaGTGAGAAGACAAGAAGTAGAAGGCTAGACTACCTGCATTAGGTCTACGGAAGCTGGATTGTCCAGGTTATTTCTATCCCTTTCATTTCCACCAGTGCCAGGAGGAGGAGGTTGAGAAGATGGCTGAAGGGGAGGTGCGGGAGGTGGAGGAAGTGGAAGATGAACAGCAACCTGTTCCTTTGGTGGGGGACCAGGTGGTGGTGGGGGCAAAGGAGGCAGTGGCAATGAAGTGCTCATCTCTGTCAAAGGCTTTGGGGGCATAGGAGGTGGAGGAGGTAAAGGTAAAGATGCAGGCATCGCAGACACATCCACAGAATCTGCATCACCACTCTGGGGTAATGGAGGTGGTGGAGGTGGTGGAGGAAGAGTTGATAAGCTGTCATCTTCTCCATCCAACTGTAACGATGATGCTGTACCGCTTGATGAAGCCGCAGATAATGGTACTCGAGATCCTGTAGTTTGAAGCATGAATAGTATCAGAGAGACACACACAGAAAGCAACATTAAGCTCACTAGAGAAGTGAATTATACACACCAATTGATGACTTAAACATAGGAGGTTTTCCAGGAGGAGGAGCTCCAGTTGGATTTAGAGTAGGGTGATAGTAGACTGAGTCCTGCAACCACATATTTCCAGCTGTGATTCACAGATCAGCACTAGCTAATTCCACATAAATGTAGGAGTTAAGTGAAAACTTACTTCAGGTTTTGGATGCTTGACCATTTCTTCCTCTTCAGCAGAGGTCCGCCTTCGAGGAGGGCCCAAGTGACTGTTGGAGAAAGTTGAGACAAGAGAACTAAGTATAGAAGAGAGTAATTTCTTGATCTTAGGGGTTTGGTGGGGCTGAGGATCGAAAATACATAAATTAGAAACGGACGGCCTTTTTTTACCTAAACATAACTGGCTGTTCGcccttttctttcagtttttcttCATACTCCTGCCAAAAAGCAAAGCTTTAGAGTGAGTAACAAATACATCCAATCAAACTATAGAATCAAAAGGCTTAGAAGCTGATACAAGAACACGAGAAGAGTTCACCAGTTGCCATCACAATGGAGAAAGCAGAAACATGACATGAAAAGGAAAGATATGCCCAAGTAAAACATATTAACTGAGAAGGAAGGCTATATTTCAACCATCTTCCTGTAGACTCTAATTAAACCACTCAATGCAACCAGCTCATCTAGAAAGCATCTTTTATCTATCTCTCGAAATCAGCCTCGTTCATGACTCTTTTGATCATTATGAACAGTTGTTTACGATAAGTAAgaactttttttctttcttgttagaggGGTGATCGAAGAAAGGGGAAGGGTCATATAAATATCAAGAAAATCAAATAGAGAAGCTGTCTGTCATGGAATGACTTGTATTTTTTCTAGAGCTGTATGGATGTTCAGTAGAAGTTAGAAGTTGCTTTGTACAGTAACTATATAAGAAATATATCAGAAACTTCTGTCTGAACCATAGCACTGATAAAATAGGCAAGAAGGGAAAAAGTGAAAACCTACTCCAAGTCTCCGAGAAGTTAAAAGGTTAAAGATGACCAAAGTCGTCAACAGCAACAAGAAAGGTGGAGAAGGGAATTACTTTCACCTAAAAATACATGATAGCAGTTTCCTTTTTCCAGCCTTTCCCTCATTAAAATTCAAGAGCACCTAGGATgcccaaaaaagaaaagattcTCTAGGAAACTGAAATTAAATCTACCCCCTTCTGAAGGTGTTGGCACTTCATATAGAGCTAGAAATGCGACATATTGATATCAAAACTTGTGATACAACTTGATGTTATGTTTAACTGAGATTTCTTCTGGTTCACTTCGAATATAAATTGctaaaagaaattttttgaaaaaaaaaaagaagcgaGATTCAAGACGAGAATAGAATGATGGAGAGATCAATTTAGCCAATTACTGTTGAAGTTAGAAGTAGGGGCGTGAGAAATTTGGACATTTAGACCTCCAGAAGAGTCCAAAGCAATAACTCTTGACCATATGCTTTTGAATTTAGAGAAATCTATGTTCCTAACCATTCTCAAAAAAATTTTAGAGAAACATATGTGCTCAAGCTGGTTCGGACATCACCGTTATCAGAAAAATTAGATAAACCTGTCTCATTTTGACTTCCATATAGCAAAACCATTTTTCTTTGGGGAACAATCGAAAATCCCTtcgtaaataattttatttttaaacaaaacaCCGGAAAAGGAAACTCCCatcagaaaagaaaatgaaagattgACATTTCTTCTCTCCAATTCCATGCAACAATTGACCTACCTAAACTTGCCCATCCCCACTTTTCCCTTGCTCCCACAATAAATTTGAAAAAAGCAAAAGGGAAAATGGTTTAAGGGCATTCAAGCATAAATGAGATATTGGTGAAGCAGTTCTTTTGAGTTTCTCGAAAAGCACATTATTTCCAAAAGGCTATGTTGGTTCATCCACAAAGAAAAGAATGATTTTGTCAGATAAAACTAAGACTAAAGTGGATTTTGGTAATACGAATATCTCCCTCCCTCCCCTCCTTTTTTCTCAAAGAACAGTGGTAGCTCTCTTTTACTAAGAACTAAAACTCTATCAAATGGCTCTTTCATTAATCCCCAAAGAAAATGACAAGATTGCTAATGCTTCTTGTAAATTCTTGTATGGTACGTCTGTGAAACCATTCTCTTGGATCCTCAAAGTAATAAGATATAACACTTAGGTAAGATTTGACCACCAGTCTCAAGATCAAGTCTCTTAACTAGCTCAGCAGCTCATGATCTAAATTTGTTCTCTGCCACTTCAATGGGCATCCACAACGTCCTAAGCCTAAAATTAAACAATAAGTTCACGTGTTTAAAGTTGCGAGCTGCACCAATCTTACAGTGAATTCTGCTGGGACTATCCGCATACGAGTATAAATTTAGCACAGCATTCTACACGAGAAGAACTAACCATCCCATGAAAAAACAGATGACGATATCAATTTAGAAGCACCAAATATTTTGCTGTAAAATCAACTCGTTATGCAATGTTTTTCAGCATGGTTTACACTGATTAGCACATTTACTTCTTGATCAGTCTAATTGGCCTGTTATATGATCGGGAAAGAAAGACACCTAACATGGAGAGGCTAGCTCAGTGCAAATAAATAGCTGTGGGACCCCGAGCAGCCTTTTCATAACAACTAAATATTATATTACTTGCTTATCTTACCAATGGTCCGTAGTTTGCTAGCAGGACTTCATCATATTCTCGTCTGTTGCCTTGGACTTATCTGTCTAAATATACTATCTTGATATTACTTGTTATCAGAACTATCTTGCTATTCTTTGTTGTTATCTCCGATTTAGTTTTCTAACTATTGGTCTTGCTATCACTCGCTATCAGAGCTTCCTTCAccttctttagccgagggtcATTCGGAAACAGTCTCCCTACCCCGgaagggtaggggtaaggctacgtacatcctaccctccccagactccacttggtgggattatactgggtagttgttgttgttgcttatcTTACCAATGGAACATACCTCAAACAGTACCCAGAACAAGATAAGGATTGAAGGAATACCTATTCTTACAGAGTAGATCGAAGTACAATCTAAAGAAATGGGTGAAAAAAGATATTAAGCTACATAATTACAAGTTGCTAATAATCTCCCGCTTACATGCGGTTACTACAATAGTTCTATGTTCTATCTCCTAAGTTAAGGGAGCATTTAGTATGGGCATTAGCTTATCAGACAATGTCATTGAGGCATGCATACTAAAAGAAGCAGCAATATAGAATTAGCAGGCATGGAATACAACAAATTTCCTAATGCAGGGACCTCTTATCTTCAACGAGCATACCTGAGGAATCTACATGTCTTTTCTATATATTCATCCTAATAAAAGCACCAGGCACACAAATTAATATTACCTTTCTCTTTTTGAGAACAAGATTAAGTGTATCCTCGAGTTGTCTCTTTTTATGTTTCCTTGCTTTGTCTAGAGCTCCCTCCGCCTCTGCGTAAATTGATTACATTCAATTACATTAAGATTTTAACAAACCAGAAAGGTTCAGAACATCAGAAATCATAATACAAGCTCAACCTTATTCTTTCTTGATAGACAGTGCAACAGTTTCTTCTTATGTCACTTTATTGGCCGAACAAAGATGCATGACGAATAAACTAGTCCATCCACAGCCGGACCAGATTTTATTTGCCGAGTAATAGCATCAAAGGATGATATTTTTTGATAAGTAATAAATGCATGAAAGGATGAAAGTAGCTATTCAAAATGTCATCCTCCCAACCCTTTTCCTGGTTGACCCAGAGGTAGGTTCCAGCAAGAAAACCTCAAATTTTAAGTAACGAACAATAATCAATATGGATTGTGTTATCGTAGAAGTAAAGGAAAAACGCAATGCAACTAACAGTATAACAAACCAACAGTGAGTGTATTATTGGCTAGTTATCAGGCTGTATAACCTAGTATTCTACAAGAAGATACGATTCAATCTGCTCACCACAATCCTATTACTACCACTAAGAtaatccaaaaaaacaaaaaaacaaaaaaaaaaacttgcacTACACCATTCCCATCAGGTAAAAAACTACGAGACAACTAAAAACTATGTAAAAATGTAAACCAATTAACTCAAGATGACAACAGGTCCATTGTTATATTACTGCTAGTAGCCACTCCTTAGTTACTCATGAACTTTTCTAAAGCACTTCTTCTAGCTTTAATTAATCCACTTCAGATTATACTTCTGTCCTTCCTCTCCTTATTGCTTTTATTTTACTGAACGTGATGAATAGGCATTACTTTATAATTCTCAGTCTTTCTTCAATGTCACTCAAAACAATCTCCAGAGTTATCAATATCAACAGAAATGTTAAGCGCAAGAGCATTTTATTCAATTGCAAATGATCCAAAAAAGAGCATTTTATTCAATTATATAATATAAGAAGAAGTATCACAGAGTTCAAATGCAGCAACTTATCCAAAGAAAAGAATTATATGTGGAACAACTTACTCATCACTTCTAGTTTCTGAATCTGATCTTTTAGTTGGTCAGGATCCTTCTTCAATATACCCACTTCTCTcactttcttcctctctttcttgttctgggaaatataaaaacaaaaataaaataaatcccaCATAAACCCCACCTAATAACTTGTTACGGGATATTCAAACAAACAGCTCTTCCTTAGAACCGTCCCTCAATATTCCTTCTCTTTCCAATAGATGTCTCATAAGACTCGAAGCTTGTTTGTGCGTACATAAAAACGtaaaatatgcaagtaaaaacAATAGGCTTCAAGGTTATGTTCACCAAAGCATGTTCACCAAAGCATATAAGCAAAACATTTAATCTAAACATCCCCCCGGAACCAACCAATAATGAAAGTATGAAATTAGCTGCACAATAGAATGGGCACACCACTATATGCATTGGCACGTGCTCTCCTGAGCACGCACTATATGTGTCCCCAAATGCAGTTAAAAGAGGGGCAAGGGGTTCATTACCCCCTGGATGTGATGGAGTATAATTCCTAAGTGAAAAAGCAGCAAGTGATTCATATACTAAAGCCTAAATGAATCCTCAACCTATTCTGCTCTATTTGTCTATTAAGACAAATTATTGAGTATTAGAGTGAAATGACCCCAAATGATTCATTAGTCATTTTTGAAGACAAATTATTGAGTATTAGAATAAAATGACCCCACTGAATTCCGAACAAATATAGATTATTCATATCATTTCCATTGGCGAAGCCAGGATTTTATATAAAGAGATTCAAAAGAGTTAGAATGTGGCAGTTGGGATTTGAACCTGAAACCTAAAGCAACTTTATTGCTACACTAAAAAAATTCCCAATGTCAAGGGGATTCAACAacttatatataattaaaaaaaatcattgaaGTTGAATCCCCTTCCATCCACCTAGTTCAACCACTAATTCGTCACTCCAACTAATATCGTAGTCGCCATCCTACTATAGATAACTCTAAGGGAATCTGTTAGTATATCAGTTAAAGCCCAACAAAAATTACTCTTTTTAAGACAAATTATTGAGACTACCCCCAATTGATCCATTTTTCAATTTATTGAGTATTCATATAGTCGCCCCCCAACTAGTACAGGCACAGTAATAGTTGTTTGATGTACACTATAAATAACTCCAAAGGAAGCTATTAATTGAGATAAAAATATACCCTTTTCAATTCCCTTTTGCGTTGTTCCTTGCGATAAGCGTCGGTAGGGTTCATGACTTTGCCTCCTTTCGTCGTCTTCATTTTGCGCTGCTGCTTTTTCTATCACTATTCTGCGTTATTGAAACTCGCTGTGATAATTCGGTTCCCGAGGCTAAACTCAGGGGCCGGAGGGTAGAGAATTCCGGTGGGTCTCTTCGGTGATTACCTAAATTATGGTTATGCGGACCCGGTTTTGATGATGGCTCTACTTGGATTTTATATTCCGGGTCCTTTCCTCCTCTTTAATAGTACTAGTAATAGTAACTAGTTATTTAataatttcacttttattttcttttgacagaaaaaaaaaaagagtgagttTTTAATGAAAGCTTCTAGTATTAGGGAATAAGACAATTTCACTAACAAAGTGGATGAGATTGCTCCTCCCTTAATCAGAGGTCTTGGGTTCGGACCCTGGGTTTAGAAAAATTCTTGATAGGGGTGGAATCCTAAATCACTATTTGTTTAAGTTTCCTTATTCCTCAACgacgaaaaattaattaaaattttattattaaagtttaagatattatttattacaaacccaaaggaactaatgtgttgctttacttttttttacgcaaaaacaacgttgaaatttgtgctccataattaaaataaaaatactctTTTGTGgttgaaaagaaagtactctttctacaacataaaaagaaagtactcattttgttaaaaatgaaagaaaatactttttttacatCATAAAAAGAATAGTCATTTTGTTGCaataaaagaaagtactttttctacatcataaaagaaaatactatttttgttgaaataaaataaaatattttttactccattattttgttggaataaaaaacatactttttctacatcatgaaaagaaagtacttttttgttaaaatgaaaaaatatactTTTTGATAATATCATTTGTTAGGAAAAAAAAGTACTCTATCtgcaacatgaaaagaaagtactattaataatatttcaaTTTAGGATGGGGTGAGGGTGGGAGTTAGGGCAAGTGGGTGGGGTGAGGGGTGGGATAAAGGTGGGGTGGGGCGGGTAGGTGGGGGCGGGTTGATAGTGATGGGGTATAGGGTG contains:
- the LOC107777311 gene encoding protein EARLY FLOWERING 5, translated to MKTTKGGKVMNPTDAYRKEQRKRELKRNKKERKKVREVGILKKDPDQLKDQIQKLEVMKAEGALDKARKHKKRQLEDTLNLVLKKRKEYEEKLKEKGEQPVMFSHLGPPRRRTSAEEEEMVKHPKPEDSVYYHPTLNPTGAPPPGKPPMFKSSIGSRVPLSAASSSGTASSLQLDGEDDSLSTLPPPPPPPPLPQSGDADSVDVSAMPASLPLPPPPPMPPKPLTEMSTSLPLPPLPPPPPGPPPKEQVAVHLPLPPPPAPPLQPSSQPPPPGTGGNERDRNNLDNPASVDLMQPPPPLGLPLKSDGTSVESDAKASSESKDHVRLPPPPPPPPRQQPSVPGAAMVPTLHNDVLPPGLPRFPPPPPPTDMRPPPGIAGHPAPPGVMLSLMPRPPFGPPPGPPPMMRPPLPPGPPPYLPDGARPFATQKPSYVKSAASTVVKRPLAQHTPELTAMVPASVRVRRESAVPKPKPKSLNTIIVNQPAVTPAVVKHESTSASAPKPQSIDDSYTAFLEDMKALGALDS